One Coffea arabica cultivar ET-39 chromosome 5e, Coffea Arabica ET-39 HiFi, whole genome shotgun sequence DNA segment encodes these proteins:
- the LOC113687630 gene encoding seipin-2-like, translated as MDDSNIQENIDDIDGNHGTFKGPSDSFGYVNERGRESDNFFINLMRHSLLLGAEKLLMARKSPGPFLSSQLESCSINEDKNDLVRKWKGKGAMQLDEKVRWKSECSPLQSSSSSSSSNPGIESSNMYVQFPKMIECPSSFYNNFPLDFVAFLRILTVLILELGGAQLSLFTSVFTLPIQIFNFWLTMLTLPFRALALTREHLMKKLLTLRSYFWFSLMYFICDRLKLQQSMLKVAVRFCWAFFWSVYVYLILVGLLIMGFVIGGITMRHLVVESIQTTENLNFDYTTSSPVAFVPVTSSPVTGASPGLISEDRMLFSKSAGGRTIPYNHKLQLTVLLTMPESEYNRNLGIFQVRVECLSSEGKVTASSSYPTMLQFKSQPIRFVGTIFKSPLLLAGFQSEIQHLKIGVMDFTEGYEPTACFKVIIEQRAEYEAGFGIPEIYAASLHIESELPQIKRMIWYWRRSVFVWISIITFLTELIIALIFCRPVIFPGRSTIKVVGARSKVSHGIKAFEPLAVSERSTTTTTTSC; from the exons ATGGATGACTCGAAcattcaagaaaatattgatGACATTGATGGTAATCATGGGACGTTCAAAGGTCCTAGTGATTCATTTGGATATGTCAATGAACGTGGTCGAGAATCAGACAACTTTTTCATCAACTTGATGAGGCATTCTTTGCTGCTTGGAGCTGAAAAATTGTTGATGGCCCGAAAGTCACCAGGACCATTTCTATCCTCTCAACTGGAGTCGTGCAGTATTAACGAGGACAAGAATGACTTAGTCAGGAAATGGAAAGGAAAAGGTGCCATGCAATTGGATGAAAAGGTACGTTGGAAGTCCGAGTGCTCTCCGCTTCaatcaagttcaagttcaagttcatCAAATCCGGGAATTGAAAGCAGTAACATGTATGTTCAATTTCCAAAGATGATTGAATGTCCTTCGAGTTTCTATAACAACTTTCCACTGGATTTTGTAGCTTTTCTAAGAATCCTGACAGTACTGATACTTGAACTCGGTGGTGCTCAACTTAGTTTGTTCACAAGCGTCTTCACATTACCTATTCAGATATTCAACTTTTGGCTCACAATGCTAACGTTGCCATTTCGTGCTCTAGCTCTAACTAGAGAGCATTTAATGAAAAAGCTGTTGACATTGCGGAGTTACTTTTGGTTTAGTTTGATGTACTTTATATGTGATCGGTTGAAGTTGCAACAGTCAATGCTGAAAGTGGCTGTAAGATTTTGTTGGGCATTTTTCTGGTCAGTTTACGTGTATCTGATCCTGGTTGGATTGCTAATCATGGGATTCGTGATTGGCGGCATAACCATGAGACATTTGGTCGTAGAATCCATACAGACAACTGAAAATCTGAACTTTGACTACACCACAAGTAGTCCGGTTGCTTTTGTTCCCGTTACATCCTCTCCTGTCACTGGTGCGTCCCCTGGCTTGATTTCTGAAGACAGGATGCTGTTTTCCAAGAGTGCTGGAGGGCGCACCATCCCTTACAATCACAAGCTACAGCTTACTGTGTTGCTGACAATGCCCGAGTCAGAGTACAACAGAAACCTTGGGATATTCCAG GTGAGGGTAGAGTGCTTGTCTTCAGAAGGTAAGGTGACTGCAAGTTCAAGCTATCCCACCATGCTACAATTCAAAAGTCAACCAATAAGATTTGTTGGGACCATATTTAAAAGTCCCCTTCTTCTTGCTGGTTTTCAATCAGAAATCCAACACTTGAAAATAGGCGTCATGGACTTTACAGAGGGATATGAGCCAACTGCTTGCTTTAAGGTGATAATTGAACAGAGAGCAGAATATGAAGCAGGCTTTGGTATCCCAGAAATATATGCTGCATCACTGCACATCGAATCTGAGCTTCCCCAGATCAAAAGGATGATATGGTATTGGAGGAGATCTGTATTTGTATGGATCAGCATTATAACATTCCTGACCGAGTTAATTATTGCTCTGATCTTTTGTCGGCCAGTTATTTTTCCGGGAAGATCAACAATAAAGGTGGTCGGTGCTAGAAGTAAAGTCTCTCATGGTATAAAAGCATTTGAGCCATTGGCTGTCTCGGAAAGAAGTACCACCACCACTACCACTTCTTGTTGA